The genomic region agaggaaaaaaagacatgttATGTGCATCTTCGGAAAGCTTTTTCCAGACCTTAaggggaaggatttttttttctatctctagTTTCACAAGTGAAGGGGTAAGCTCCAGGAAGCTGTGAAACAGTCCACAGAGAAGACCAATAAGCAGGCCCTCTTCCTGCCTGTGGTCTAAGCAAAAAGGATTCTCATGGCTCCCTTGGGGTCTAGCTACCTCATCTGGCAATGTCCAGAAAGGGACTTGTGGTCAAAGGTCGGGGCTAAGTGTTGCAAATCTCAATGCCTACAGGAGTCAAGCAGGTACCATTAAAGAGCCAGGCAGTCCAGGTACAAGGCAAACAGCAGCATAGGTGCGATAATAAGTAGTAATTGTCCTTCCCTTTCAGGTGCTGGAAATCAGGAGGAAGTGGTAGATTTGGAGCAAATTGGAGTGTGCCTGCCCTTTGTAAAGTGGTCAGCTGCCTCTGCCTTGAGCCGATGGCTGCCAGACATTCTAATTCTTCAAGGAAAATTGGAAATCTGGATTTTCTTGTAAAACTCctgattttcttattatttcagaacatttcatttaatatttttactttgtattattttaaaactaattaatttaaaaattgacagatgaaaattgtatatatttatcacatacaatgtgatgttttgaaatatgggTGCATGTGGAAcagctaaatcaagctaattaacacatgcattacctactttttgttttgaaataacttCAGACTTACAGAGGATTtgtaaaaatagtacaaagaatttTCACATCCTCTTTCTAGATCCAATGGGGACTTGAGCTCCCAAATGTCAAAATTTAATTGTGCTTGCTTTATCATGCTCTGCCTTTGTTTCCGTCTCTTTGCTTTTTCCTTAACATTTTGAGAACtagatttgaatttttaatatacataacAGAAGACCCCTTTAGAAATGGCTgtccttcatctttttttttttttttgagatggagtcttgctctgtcacccaggctggagtgcagtggagcgatctaggctcactgctgcaacctctgcctccaggttcaagtgattctcctgcctcagcctcctgagtagctggaattacaggcacacgccaccacgcccggctaattttttttgggtttttagtagagatggggtttcatcatattgactgggctggtctcgaactcctgagctcaggcaatcaacctgtctcggcctcctagagtgccgggattacaggcatgagccacggtgcccagcccctTGATCATCATTATGATGACAAATCCTGATGCTTGTgggtttatttttagaaacaataTTTTCTTGAATAGGCAGGACTTGGTGgagtttgtttttcttcaaacagTGCTCCCAAATACGGATAGTCCCCAACTTACAATGTTTTGACTTTAGTCGGTGAGAAAacaatacacattcagtagaatcCATACTTCTAGTACCCATAAAAGCATTCTGTTTCCCACTGTCATTATGGTTTTCAATAAATTACACGAGCTATTCAACACTATTAGAAAATAGGCTTtatgttagatgattttgtccaGTTTGGGGtgaatgtaagtgttctgagcacgtgTAAGGTAGGCAagactaagctatgatgttcagtaggttaggtatGTTAAATGTacttttaacttatattttcaacttatgatgggtttatcaggctGTAACCTCATCCTAAATTGAGAGGCATCTTGTATGTGTTGTTAAATCTCCCTTTCCTATTTATTGATGACAGATTTAGAGGATTCCATTTGTTCTAGTTCCTTGTGGTTGTTGAGAGTCCATCCAGTATAAAATCTTACCTGCCTTTCCTCTCCCCAGCATATGCTTCACTGGAGAGACATGAAAAGGGGTGGGGTCTGGTTCTGGATCTCAGGCGAGGTGGGATGGGGCAGACAGAGATCTTCTAAGGTCACTGATCACAGTCAATGAGGGAGAAATCCTGATCTCCTCCTGGCTTGGTCTCCATTCTTCTGCTCCTCTGGAGGCCTCCACTGATGCAGGGGGTGGTGGTCACCAGATAGATGGTGGTTAGCTTCATCCCAGCCCTGCCATTGCTGTGGAACCCCTCAAAGAGTGGCAGTTCCTTTAGGCCAGTGGCCCACACTCTCAACCCTCTCACCAGGTGCTGCCTCCTCCCATCCAGCCTGGAAGCCCCCCGTGCAGCTTCTTGGCTTTCAATCCCTCTTCTAAATGTACTCATGAGAGCAATGGGAATCCTAAGTTCTCTTCCTTGCTCTTCAGTGGCCTCAGGAGCCTGGGATGAGAGTGTCTTCTTGCATCTCTTCCATGGGCTACCATGAAAAACTTCTTGCTTCTAGAAATGTCAGACGATAAACAGGTACCCACCTTTTTGTTCCCTTTGCCCGGTGGCAGAAGTTGCtacagggacacaaacattcatttTGACCATCTTACTGCTAGGCATTTGCAGTCCTTGCAGTTAGGTGTGGCCACTGGGAGTGGGTTCTTATATTACTTGCTAGTATAGCTCATACAAACCTCCAAGCAATCTGTTCTATGCTCCTTCCCCCTTTCTGTAGTTGGAATGGTGATAAAGATGACAGAATGATCTTGAAGCCAGATATTGAAGATGGCAGGGCTGTTGGCATCCTGGAATCCTTAAATGACTCTGTGGAGAAGATAGACTATTGCCTCTTTCCCCCAAATCTGGAACAAACCACCTTGACTTGTACATGTTTGTGCAATTATATCTTGGATTATTGTTTATAGTAGATTAGCCTTCCCTAATTAATATAATCTTGATGCCTGGGGACACGGCTTTCTCAAGAGCTGTCctactgtgctccagtctgggcagcttCAGGTCAATCTAGAGGGTGCATTCAGCTGGGGATGGGAGGTTGGTGGGGGAGATGCCTGTCTCCTCCTGGACTGGAACCTTCAATCTAGGAGTGATTTCCACAGCCCTTCACTTGACTTGAAGAGTAGAAGAAgcatctccctcccttcttccatgGAGATGTTCAAGAAAAATCTCTTTGCTATGAGCACTGCTTTCCCCACAGAGCCAGTGACCCTGATGATTccacttttctccttctccacagGTAGAGAATGATAGTCTTGTGGTTGACTGGGATTGGGCTGGCTTTTCTAGCTCTAAGGAAGTCCCAGGGTGGTGGGCAGGCTCCAGATGTCAGAAGTTCTCCATGGAATGTGGGGCATTTGGGGGTCTATGATTCTAGCTGTGGGTCCTAGAGCCAAATCCAGGGCAATGAGAAAAGTCCCACTCAACACTGATGCATAGTAAAATGGCATTGGGCAGGCAGAATGAGGGATGAGGAGGCAACCAGTTTGGGACTTGAGGCTTAGACCCTGCAGATATGGGTGAAGGGCTGGGGATGAATCAAAGAACTTGCTGGAGCTGTGCTCTCTGGGAAGGCTGGGTCTGGAAGCTGTGTTTTGGGAGGAAGGGCCAGGGTGCCAATTGAAGCCTCATGGAGTGCTCCTCCAACCTTTTGGGCTCCTGGCCAGGTTTCTTACCCCATCTCTTCTtaaggaaaacacacacatactccaAATATTACAGATGCTTTCAGTTTAAtagctgtttttaaatttttttttttttttttttttttttaggttttaggCTGAAGACGTAAAGCCTGCTGCTCCTGGGCATCATTTCTCAGCTTCTCCTTACAGCTATAGTACTGAGTCAAGGATGTCTTTAACGTCATGGACGGCTCCTAGGACAGCCACAGAAAAAAATGGGGTAAAGGggtaggaagaaaaaaggaagggaaagagagccAGGGAATTGAGGAAGGAGacggagggggagggggaggggaagggaggcctGGAGGGGCTTACACAGAAGTCAGAGGGATGGAGGTTAGATTCACAGGAGCCCCAAAGACCTACCTCTTTTCCCCACCttggcaggggcagggggcaagagcaataaaaaaaagcaagttagaCCCCAGGGAGTATCAATATCAGACAAGAATGGCAATTTAAATCTGGATGAGGAATTGGAGACATTCGAAAGCACAAAGTGAGGGGTCTTCAATGGGCAGGCTGTGGCAGTTTCAGATCTCATGCAAGGGGTGGAGACTGAGGCTGGTCCTGAGGGAGGAGTGGGGACATACTCACCTTTACCCACGCTTTCTAGATCTTCGACTGCATCTTTTCCTAGGTTTCCGAGTCCCCCCAAAGCTTTTTTTGCTCCGTCTAGGCCTTTTTCTAGGGTGGATTCAGAAAAGAAGAGGTCATAGAAGCAAAAAAACTACTTCCTTTGTAGGAGAGCTCCCCCGCTTCCTAGGCACCATGGGCACCCCTAAGGTGATGTGGTTTTGCTGAAGGAACCAACTTCTCTGTCATGGGAAGGTTGGTAGGCCAGTATTAGCTGCAAAACCTATGGCCCAGAAACCCTGTGTGTGGAAGCAGGTGTGCACCCCAACCCCTCCCTAGGAATATGGGTGTAGCTGTGTCCCTGTGCTTGTGCCTGTGAGTGCAGACTGGCCCCCAGATATCTTGCTGTTTCATGCATCAGAATTCTATACCAGGCATTGGCAAAGAGGCTTACCCAGAAGGCTGGATCTCTGCTTCCTTGGCTTTGGTGCCTGTCTGGCTAACCCTGGGTCTTCACCTGCATCTTCCTTTTGAGCTGCTGATGCTTCATGGCAAGCTGCAAGGGTGAGGGAGTGAGAGGAATAATAGCTACCTCCACTCTTTCCACTCCGGTGGGGGAGCAGGTGGTGCTTTTACCCCCTCAAGGTCTGGCTTGAGGATAGCTCCCTCTCTCCCAATTCCTCTAGAGCTTGACTTTCATGATGTGTTAGGTTCTTTAGCATCCCTCAAGCTTTTTCCTGCTGCCTCCAAGACTTTTCCTGCTCCTCCAGGGCCCTTTTCTAGAGTAGATTATGGTTCAGGGAAAAGTAAAGTCATTTTGGCAGAAAGATCACCTTAAAGAGACTCCCCCTAGTTTTCATCCCTTATACCAGCCCCCTAGTGTGGGGAGGTTTTGCAGAGGGCACTAGCTTCTCCCTTCTAGGCAGGTTGGTGGATGAGGACAGAAATTTGGCAGTCTCTGAAGGGGGCTTCTGTAGCTATAAACAATCCATTTATTTATCTGGAGAATCAAAACTTCTCTTATTGCATTGGTGTGAAACACTCCAGGGGCATCTGAGAAGAGACCAAGGTGCCCGGTATTCCCTCTGGGCTGTATGTGAGAAGGCAGGGAGGGTGCAGGTGTGTGCTGTGGTTGGGGCTCGCAGTGCAGTGAAGATGTGCAGAAATACAGTTTATCTTTCTGCCATGAATTATCCAGAGTGTGTACATGGCTGGGGAAGTAGAAATGAATGAGAATTAGATCCCTCTCTCAGGGGCTTACAGTCTAGGAAAAGAGACAAAACTGCTATATATGGGAAGCCCAGAAGAGGGAGGGATGAAAGGAGCGACTGGGACAGAGGCACCATACACACCAGGCAGGGAGGGCTtcagagagcagctgggacttgAAGCTTATTAGAGCACGGACAGGTAGGGGTTGAAAAGGCGCCCAGGAAGAGGAACGTTGGGTAGTAGAAAGTTACTCATGTTGTCTGATGAAACAAATGTATAACATTTGATGTAGAGAATGCAAGCAATGGAGTCTAgggaaattatatttgaaaagtaCCCTGGATCTAGATCATGGATACCCTGAATGTCAGGCTAGGAGGTGAGAGTTTCATGATGAGAAATGGGAAACCACGTGAAAGGTTTTTGAATTGAAATTGTTGGTGAAGGTAGGGCAGATGCAAACCTCTGAACCCATCTAATGTGAAGTTCCTCCTCTTGCTCAAGAAAAGTAttcctttctttcccatttttcttacTCCACTTCTGCTTCCAGACAGGACTACCCTTTCCCCCGTGCTCTGTCCTTCTCCAGTGCATGAGTCTCTCAGGAAGTCTCCCTTCTCCATGTCTCCTAAAGGTCGGCCTCCCAACTCTCCTTCCCCTGGACCCCTCTTCTGCTTCTCTGACTTCCTCTGCTCATATCCCAAGTCATTAACCCTCCCACCCAGgactggggaaggaggaagagaaaggactcACGGTTCCCCGATCCTGGGGCAGAGGCGGCCTCTGGGTCATCTGCAAAGGAGGGAACAGTGACCATGTCAAGTAGGGTACAGTTGCATGAGCTGTATCCAGCCAGGGCTGCCTAGAATTCTCAGGCCTCTAATCTCAGGAGTGTGGCAGtggacagacaggagagaaatCTCTGCTACACAAGGGGCCTACTAGAAATGCTTTTTGGTATCTCAACCAAATCCCTCTCTCTGTTATCCTCCCCAGACCTAGGCTACTCAGAACATCCCTGTGGAAATGGAATCATTCTCTGACTCTCTTCTATGTCTTAGATGTCCAAGTTTCATAATGAAAGTTGAAGGGCATGACCACGAGGGCATGACCACAGCACCTGCCTTACTGACAGGGCAGGAGTTGTTTTGATTGTCACCTGATAGAAGGACCTCAGAAGGACCTTCcctccatttctttattcttCCAAAAACATGAATGAAGCATGCATTATGCACCAGACATGGTGTTAGAGGCTAGAGATACAGCTGTGAGGAAGA from Pongo pygmaeus isolate AG05252 chromosome 10, NHGRI_mPonPyg2-v2.0_pri, whole genome shotgun sequence harbors:
- the DCD gene encoding dermcidin, with amino-acid sequence MRFMTLLFLTALAGALVCAYDPEAASAPGSGNPCHEASAAQKEDAGEDPGLARQAPKPRKQRSSLLEKGLDGAKKALGGLGNLGKDAVEDLESVGKGAVHDVKDILDSVL